In Pseudomonas nunensis, a single window of DNA contains:
- a CDS encoding TolC family outer membrane protein, translating into MRSSLFKALPFALAASFAQAQSLPEAMQQALDVHPEIQAAVNSRLAADYQLKAAKGGYLPRVDLLGGYGREGTDNVTTRADTGSNHWETLNRSESSLRLSQMVFDGFATSSEVGRQQATVNSRAYSLLGTSERTALTVAQVYLDVLTRREFVRLAEENLKSHERIFDQIKLRTSRGVGSGADLDQAEARMAQARNNLITEQTNLADAETNFLSAVGQMPDQLERPAPFLALLPANLNEARTQMLENSPILRSAESDIAAAEKQYDAAKSTFYPRFDAELGRTADNDLDGQNGHSNEWQAMLRMRFNLFAGGSNKADLESKSYLSNQALDIRNNALRVLNEELGLAWNALNNANAQVPIAQQYVDRSTAVRTAYQKQFSLGQRTLLDLLDSENELFTASRRLADIKNIQLFTQYRIKATMGELLKSQGVVAPLASVVQNDVKPKVQLPGMN; encoded by the coding sequence ATGCGTTCGTCTTTGTTCAAGGCTTTACCCTTCGCCCTCGCCGCCAGTTTTGCCCAGGCACAAAGCCTTCCAGAAGCCATGCAACAGGCACTGGATGTCCATCCGGAGATCCAGGCTGCGGTTAATAGTCGATTGGCCGCGGATTATCAGTTAAAGGCAGCCAAAGGTGGATACCTGCCACGGGTCGATCTGCTGGGCGGTTATGGTCGCGAAGGCACGGATAACGTCACCACGCGTGCCGATACCGGTAGCAACCACTGGGAAACCTTGAACCGCAGCGAGTCAAGTTTGCGTCTCTCGCAAATGGTTTTTGACGGTTTTGCGACGTCCAGCGAAGTGGGGCGTCAACAAGCCACCGTTAACTCCCGCGCCTATTCCTTGCTCGGTACCTCGGAACGCACCGCGCTGACCGTGGCCCAGGTTTATCTCGATGTACTGACTCGCCGTGAATTCGTTCGCCTGGCCGAAGAAAACCTGAAGAGCCACGAACGCATTTTCGACCAGATCAAACTGCGCACCTCCCGCGGTGTAGGCAGCGGCGCTGACCTCGATCAGGCCGAAGCCCGTATGGCTCAGGCCCGCAACAACCTGATCACCGAACAGACCAACCTGGCCGACGCCGAAACCAACTTCCTCAGCGCTGTGGGCCAGATGCCCGATCAGCTCGAGCGTCCTGCGCCGTTCCTGGCACTGCTGCCGGCCAACCTGAATGAAGCCCGCACGCAGATGCTGGAAAACAGCCCGATCCTGCGTTCCGCCGAATCCGACATCGCCGCTGCCGAGAAGCAGTACGACGCCGCCAAGTCGACGTTCTACCCGCGTTTCGACGCTGAGCTGGGCCGTACCGCCGATAACGATCTCGACGGTCAGAACGGTCACAGCAACGAATGGCAAGCCATGCTGCGCATGCGCTTCAACCTGTTTGCCGGTGGCAGCAACAAGGCTGACCTGGAATCCAAGTCCTACCTGTCGAACCAGGCGCTGGACATCCGCAACAACGCCTTGCGCGTGTTGAACGAAGAGCTGGGCCTGGCCTGGAACGCCTTGAATAACGCTAACGCCCAAGTGCCGATCGCCCAGCAATATGTGGATCGCAGCACCGCAGTGCGCACGGCTTATCAGAAGCAGTTCAGCCTTGGCCAGCGCACCTTGCTCGACTTGCTCGACAGTGAAAACGAACTGTTCACCGCGTCCCGCCGTCTGGCGGACATCAAAAACATTCAGTTATTTACTCAATACCGAATCAAGGCGACCATGGGCGAGTTGCTCAAGAGCCAGGGAGTGGTCGCACCGTTGGCATCCGTTGTGCAGAACGACGTGAAGCCAAAGGTCCAATTGCCCGGCATGAATTGA